Proteins co-encoded in one Vibrio aquimaris genomic window:
- a CDS encoding ABC transporter permease — protein sequence MLWPVVKALLGHYRRYPFQIILVWLGLTLGVSLLVGVTSINDHAKSSYQHGEKLFSNPLPYRIRPKHITNKIPQGFYVQLRRDGFDQCAPFDRLRLNLSDGSELILVGLDPLAMWQSHQSQDLKDFPSLPLMATPHPVMVGSDLAAYMDWQDGDQMTLSSGSTLGPIIVDKLGLIHGTQVISDMSLTRMIERKAGISFIACGEMNVEKLTHLKNYLPNGMIITRSSHTEIESITRAFHINLSAMGMLAFLVGLFIFYQAMSLSLTQRQPLVGILRQTGVSGSQLTVALGIELLLLIFFSWLCGNLLGIVLANQLIPAVSGSLRDLYDANVELAVSWSWSSAIYSLAMSMIGAFLTCAWPTVRLLRTQPVSLTTRLSLARFSGTEFSLQAAFACVLCIVAIAIYQAPQTQVSGLVIIALMLVSVALFTPYFIWKLFDSLSYVLKWPKARWFFSDAAVSMSYRGVATMAFMLAMAANIGVETMVGSFRDTTDRWLSQRLGADLYIYPSVNSVTRMTGWLSEQPEVESVWWRWEQQIDLVDEKIQAVSTGHSDGEWDSLTVKIGVPNYWYHLHHSKGVMISESMAIKRGIRPGDYIDLFGQLGKRWQVLGVYYDYGNPYNQIMLSHQNWLKAFKDSGSVTLGVILQDGVNISGLKHRLESVFRVGAERTYDNSHIHKKAMKVFDRTFSIADTLGNITLVIAICGIFFASLAGEVSRQRHISLLRCLGITGKELVLMGSLQLFLFGAISVFIALPLGLALANLIVDIVMKPSLGWTLSLQLLSGEYFQTSIMAMCSLMLAGALPTMRMIRHTPMKFVRNSL from the coding sequence ATGCGAAAAGTAGTTATCAGCACGGAGAAAAGCTTTTTTCTAACCCCCTTCCATACCGAATCCGCCCTAAGCACATTACTAATAAGATACCGCAAGGCTTTTACGTACAACTTCGACGAGATGGATTTGACCAATGTGCGCCTTTTGACCGTCTAAGACTCAACCTCAGCGACGGTTCTGAACTGATTTTAGTTGGCCTTGATCCCCTTGCTATGTGGCAGTCCCACCAAAGCCAAGATTTGAAAGACTTTCCTTCACTTCCTCTAATGGCAACTCCTCACCCAGTAATGGTTGGCTCTGATCTAGCAGCCTATATGGACTGGCAAGATGGAGACCAAATGACGTTGAGTAGTGGCAGTACGCTGGGGCCTATTATTGTCGATAAACTTGGCTTGATTCATGGTACACAAGTGATCTCTGATATGTCACTGACAAGGATGATAGAGCGTAAAGCAGGCATTTCTTTCATTGCGTGTGGAGAAATGAATGTTGAGAAGCTCACTCATTTAAAAAACTATTTACCTAATGGAATGATTATAACGAGGAGTTCCCATACCGAGATTGAATCTATAACACGTGCATTTCATATTAATTTGAGTGCTATGGGGATGCTGGCTTTTCTCGTAGGTCTGTTCATTTTTTACCAAGCAATGTCTTTGTCTTTGACTCAAAGGCAGCCTCTTGTTGGTATTCTTCGCCAAACTGGTGTATCCGGAAGCCAGCTCACTGTTGCTTTGGGTATTGAGCTATTGCTCCTGATCTTTTTCAGTTGGTTGTGCGGGAATCTTTTGGGGATAGTTCTTGCCAATCAGCTAATACCTGCGGTGTCAGGTAGCTTGCGAGATTTGTATGATGCCAATGTCGAGCTTGCTGTTTCATGGAGCTGGTCATCAGCAATATACAGCTTAGCTATGTCAATGATTGGGGCTTTTTTAACATGTGCATGGCCGACAGTAAGATTGCTTCGAACTCAGCCAGTAAGTCTAACTACTAGATTGTCATTAGCGCGCTTTTCTGGTACTGAATTTTCACTACAAGCTGCATTCGCATGTGTATTATGCATTGTTGCGATTGCGATTTATCAGGCACCACAAACGCAAGTCTCTGGGCTCGTCATTATTGCTCTTATGCTAGTGAGTGTGGCATTGTTTACGCCATATTTTATTTGGAAACTCTTTGATAGCCTTTCATACGTGCTTAAGTGGCCTAAAGCGAGATGGTTTTTCTCTGATGCTGCTGTCAGTATGAGCTATAGAGGGGTTGCAACAATGGCGTTTATGCTGGCAATGGCTGCGAATATTGGTGTAGAAACTATGGTCGGTAGTTTCCGTGATACAACTGATAGGTGGTTGAGCCAGCGCTTAGGCGCTGATCTGTACATATACCCCAGTGTTAACTCTGTAACTAGGATGACTGGTTGGCTGTCTGAACAACCTGAAGTCGAGTCTGTTTGGTGGCGATGGGAGCAGCAGATTGATTTGGTAGATGAAAAGATTCAAGCAGTTAGCACGGGCCACTCTGACGGTGAGTGGGATTCTCTCACCGTAAAAATAGGTGTCCCTAATTACTGGTATCATTTGCACCATTCTAAGGGGGTAATGATTAGTGAATCAATGGCAATTAAACGAGGTATTCGTCCTGGCGACTATATTGATTTATTTGGCCAGTTGGGTAAACGCTGGCAGGTACTGGGTGTCTATTATGATTATGGCAACCCATATAATCAGATAATGTTGTCTCACCAAAACTGGTTAAAAGCGTTTAAAGATAGTGGTTCGGTGACTCTGGGAGTGATACTCCAAGATGGTGTGAATATTTCAGGCTTAAAACATCGTTTGGAATCAGTTTTCCGAGTGGGTGCGGAACGAACTTATGATAATAGTCATATCCATAAGAAAGCGATGAAGGTTTTCGATCGAACCTTTTCTATTGCAGACACTCTTGGCAACATCACGCTTGTAATAGCAATCTGCGGTATTTTTTTCGCCAGTCTGGCAGGGGAAGTTTCCCGACAAAGACATATCTCATTACTAAGATGTTTAGGAATAACAGGAAAAGAGCTGGTTCTCATGGGGAGCTTACAATTGTTTCTTTTTGGTGCTATTTCAGTATTTATCGCTTTGCCTCTAGGCCTAGCTTTAGCTAATTTGATCGTTGATATTGTTATGAAGCCTTCCTTAGGTTGGACTCTAAGCCTCCAGCTGCTCTCCGGAGAGTATTTCCAAACTAGCATTATGGCGATGTGCTCTCTTATGCTTGCGGGAGCTCTGCCAACGATGAGAATGATTAGGCATACGCCAATGAAGTTTGTACGGAACTCTTTATAG
- the nhaA gene encoding Na+/H+ antiporter NhaA: protein MNDIIRHFFKMESAGGILLVIAAAIAMTIANTPLNDVYQSVLQSYVLGLSVSHWINDGLMAIFFLIIGLEVKRELLEGALKSKETAIFPAIAAVGGMLAPALIYVAFNYSDADAIRGWAIPAATDIAFALGIMALLGNRVPVSLKVFLLALAIIDDLGVVVIIALFYTGELSTTALGVGFAMTAALFILNAAKVTKLTPYIIVGAILWFAVLKSGVHATLAGVVIGFAIPLKGKKDEESPLKKMEHGLHPYVAFGILPVFAFANAGISLAGVSIDGLTSMLPLGIALGLLIGKPVGIFTFSWVAVKAGVAKLPEGINFTHIFAVSILCGIGFTMSIFISSLAFGQANPEYDTYARLGILMGSTISAVLGYILLRVSLPDSTKMADKPA from the coding sequence ATGAACGATATTATTCGCCACTTCTTTAAAATGGAGTCAGCTGGAGGCATTCTTCTCGTCATTGCAGCAGCAATCGCAATGACTATCGCCAATACACCGCTTAATGATGTTTATCAATCGGTTCTTCAGTCTTATGTGCTAGGTTTGTCTGTTTCACACTGGATTAATGATGGTTTGATGGCGATATTTTTCCTCATCATTGGCCTTGAGGTGAAGCGTGAATTACTCGAAGGGGCACTTAAGTCGAAGGAAACCGCAATATTCCCTGCAATCGCAGCAGTGGGGGGCATGTTAGCTCCGGCTCTCATATACGTTGCTTTTAACTATAGTGATGCGGATGCCATTCGTGGCTGGGCTATTCCAGCGGCAACTGATATTGCTTTTGCGCTCGGCATTATGGCTCTTTTAGGTAACCGTGTTCCCGTAAGTCTGAAAGTCTTCCTATTGGCATTAGCTATTATTGATGATTTAGGCGTAGTGGTGATCATCGCTCTCTTCTACACAGGAGAATTGTCTACCACAGCGTTGGGTGTTGGCTTTGCAATGACAGCAGCGCTATTTATCTTAAATGCCGCAAAAGTTACTAAGCTCACCCCCTATATCATAGTCGGTGCGATACTTTGGTTTGCTGTATTAAAATCGGGTGTTCATGCAACATTAGCCGGAGTAGTCATAGGCTTTGCAATACCTTTGAAAGGTAAGAAAGACGAAGAATCACCTCTCAAGAAAATGGAGCATGGGCTGCATCCTTATGTCGCTTTTGGAATTCTTCCGGTATTTGCGTTCGCTAATGCAGGTATTTCACTTGCGGGTGTTTCGATTGATGGCCTAACGTCTATGCTCCCACTGGGAATTGCTCTTGGTTTGTTAATTGGAAAACCAGTGGGCATTTTCACTTTCAGTTGGGTGGCTGTGAAAGCTGGGGTTGCTAAACTGCCGGAGGGCATAAACTTCACTCATATATTCGCAGTATCGATTTTATGTGGTATTGGTTTCACTATGTCGATATTTATATCGTCTTTGGCCTTCGGTCAAGCTAATCCAGAGTACGATACATATGCGAGATTGGGAATCTTGATGGGCTCCACTATATCAGCGGTTCTTGGGTATATACTTCTTCGAGTATCACTTCCCGATAGTACCAAAATGGCAGATAAACCAGCCTAA
- a CDS encoding OmpA family protein, with protein sequence MKSVGIFVLTSISVALSGTSLAIEDEYSYIDTPKAIQVADLTDDDRDGVVNARDLCPDTPEGAKIDNDGCASSVKAQEERALRVLFEHDSYEVNPVFSDQIQEMADFLEKYMSASIQIRGYTSKVGSAAYNLNLSKKRAAAVQDELLYYGIAPERITIVGFGESRLEDEGDDEVAHAANRSVTASVIGLDEIVVEEWTIFSIIEK encoded by the coding sequence ATGAAGAGTGTAGGCATATTTGTACTGACTAGTATCAGTGTTGCACTGTCTGGTACTTCCCTAGCTATAGAAGATGAGTATAGTTATATAGATACACCCAAAGCAATCCAAGTAGCAGACTTGACGGATGATGATAGAGATGGAGTAGTTAATGCAAGAGATCTGTGCCCGGATACCCCAGAGGGCGCAAAAATCGATAATGATGGATGTGCGAGCTCGGTCAAAGCACAAGAAGAGCGGGCATTAAGAGTCCTTTTCGAACACGATTCATACGAAGTTAATCCTGTATTTTCAGACCAAATACAAGAAATGGCCGACTTCTTGGAAAAATATATGTCTGCATCGATTCAAATACGTGGTTACACAAGCAAAGTAGGCTCAGCAGCATATAATCTTAATTTATCGAAAAAAAGAGCAGCAGCTGTACAGGACGAACTATTGTATTACGGCATAGCACCTGAGCGCATTACTATCGTTGGATTTGGCGAAAGCCGTCTGGAAGACGAAGGTGATGATGAAGTCGCTCATGCTGCAAACCGCAGTGTGACAGCAAGTGTTATCGGTCTAGATGAAATAGTAGTTGAAGAGTGGACTATATTTAGCATCATAGAGAAATGA
- a CDS encoding TolC family outer membrane protein encodes MNWKQAILASSVALVGFTSNSQTLEQAVSITLATSPELKSTFNLYKSALKESDASFGAYLPNVDLDAGLGRESISPARSSGRTDTDLTRKEASIILTQLLWDGNATLNDIDRTAAQAESSRLQLLADASDLALEVTDVYLNAVKSTEILALSESNLAVHKKIYRDIKKRADSGIGSTADVTQVEARIAKAHGNLLAAQNNLIDTHTQFTRLVGQSPLGLIYPQADESKLPLTLKDALDTAFNSHPVIKISQADVDSARYQYKQSKGNYYPTISVEASQTWREDAGGNVGSSDESLAMLRLNYNLFNGGSDKDLSERAAYQLNRAKDLRDDAYRQVEESLRLSWSALDLSLQQKEFLADHVDSASETVIAYEKQYQIGQRTLLDLLNTENELFEARRDYLDAHYAEQYAKYRVMNATGNLLDSLLVAVPPEWMEQVEY; translated from the coding sequence TTGAACTGGAAACAAGCGATTCTGGCAAGTAGTGTCGCTTTAGTTGGTTTTACCAGCAATAGCCAAACTCTTGAGCAAGCAGTATCAATTACGTTGGCGACCAGCCCTGAACTAAAGAGCACATTCAACCTATACAAAAGTGCTCTAAAAGAATCAGATGCCTCTTTTGGTGCCTACTTACCCAATGTTGATTTAGACGCAGGATTAGGTAGAGAGAGTATCAGCCCTGCTCGATCATCAGGTAGAACCGATACAGACTTAACCAGGAAAGAAGCATCCATTATACTCACTCAACTTTTATGGGATGGAAATGCAACTCTAAACGATATAGACAGAACTGCAGCACAAGCTGAATCATCTAGGTTACAATTATTGGCAGATGCTTCCGATCTAGCACTAGAAGTCACTGACGTTTACCTCAATGCTGTCAAGTCAACGGAAATTCTTGCTCTTTCTGAGAGCAATCTTGCTGTACACAAAAAGATATATCGTGATATCAAAAAGCGCGCGGACTCAGGCATTGGATCTACTGCCGATGTTACCCAAGTAGAAGCTCGTATTGCTAAAGCTCACGGCAATCTACTTGCCGCGCAAAATAACCTAATCGACACTCATACTCAGTTCACTAGGTTAGTTGGGCAGAGCCCATTGGGTTTAATCTATCCTCAAGCTGATGAGTCTAAGCTTCCACTTACACTTAAAGACGCATTAGATACTGCTTTCAATAGTCATCCTGTGATTAAAATCTCCCAGGCTGATGTTGACTCCGCGCGTTACCAGTATAAACAATCCAAAGGTAACTACTACCCGACAATATCGGTCGAAGCCAGCCAAACATGGAGAGAGGATGCGGGAGGCAATGTCGGTAGTAGTGATGAATCACTAGCTATGCTTAGATTGAACTATAACCTCTTTAATGGAGGTTCTGATAAAGACCTTTCTGAACGTGCCGCATACCAACTAAACAGAGCAAAAGATTTACGTGATGATGCCTATCGCCAAGTAGAGGAAAGCTTACGATTATCATGGAGTGCATTGGACCTTTCTTTACAACAAAAAGAATTTCTTGCCGATCATGTTGATTCGGCCTCAGAAACCGTTATCGCCTATGAGAAACAGTATCAAATTGGCCAGAGAACGCTGTTAGATCTTCTCAACACGGAAAACGAGCTGTTTGAAGCACGAAGAGACTATCTTGATGCGCATTATGCTGAACAATATGCGAAGTATCGAGTGATGAATGCTACTGGTAATTTATTAGATTCCTTATTAGTTGCTGTCCCACCTGAATGGATGGAACAAGTGGAGTATTGA